The window GATAAAATTATCGGATTTACTTCGATCGCAGTTATATGATTTCAGTAAAAATAAAATTACAATAGAAGAAGAAATTCAGTATTTAGAAAATTATATAGCTCTAGAGAAGTTAAGGAAAGCCCATAGAGTAGAAGTTGAATTTAGTAAGGAGGGAGAATTATATGATTTCTCAATGCCTCCTTTACTTTTAATTCCATTTTTAGAGAATTGCTTTAAGCATTTATCTTCTAATCAGGATTCTACCAATATTGTTAAGATTAATCTGAGAAAGCAAGGATCAAATTTATTGGCTGAATTCATAAATACTTATGATGATGAATTAGATGATAATAGGGCAGGAGGAATTGGTTTGAGTAATGTAAAAAGAAGACTGGCTTTACTTTTTCCAAATAAATATGAATTAAGCATTAAGAAGAATAACGACTTTTTTGAAGTCAGCCTTAAACTGAACTTAGATGAAAATGAGCACTAAAATGAATGTTTTAATTGTTGAGGACGAACATTTGGCAGCGGAAGGATTAAAATCATATGTTTCTGAAATCAATTTTTTAAACCTGATTGGCTATTGTGAAAATGCATTGGAAGCAAATAAATTTCTGGCCGAAAAATCTATCGACCTAATGTTTTTAGACATTCAGATGCCAAAATTGACAGGCATTGATTTTCTGAAATCTCTTTCAAAACCGCCTATGGTGATATTCACTACTGCTTATCCTAATTATGCATTACAAGGTTACGAGCTTGATGTGATTGATTATTTGGTTAAACCTTATCCATTTGATCGTTTCTTAAAAGCTGTAAATAAAGCAAAAGACAGATTTGATTTATCTTATCATGGTGTGAGCTCAGATGATTCTTCTCAAAATGAATATTTCTTTGTCAAGACTGAGCATAAACTTGAAAAAGTGATTTTTAATGAAATTAATTATGTTCAAGCTATGGAGAATTATGTGGTAATTCACAGTCATAAACAAAGTATTATCACATTAATGACTATGAAAGCTATGGAAGAGATTGTAGAGGATAAACCGTTCTTAAGAATCCATAAAAGTTACTTGATTAATAAAGATAAGGTGGAGGCTATAGAAGGTAATTCAATTCATATTGGAGGCAAAACGCTTCCTATTTCACGCCAAAAGAAAAGCCAAGTCTTGGATCAAATAATAAAATCATGATCTGGAACCTGGCTTTAAATATTAAATTATAAAAATATTTACTCAGCTACATCTTCTTGTAATTCTTCAACAGGTTTCCCTAAGTTTCCTTCTTTTAGCTTTTTCATATAAGTAGCTAAATCAGTTCTAACTTCTTTAGATAAGATGTATAAACCAATCATATTAGGAACTGACATGGCAAGTATCATCATATCTGAGAAGTCTAATACTGCACCTAAACTTACTGAAGCACCCACTACTACAAATACTAAGAATACTATTTTATAAGCTAATTCAGATCTGTTGGTTTTTCCAAAAAGATAAGTCCAGCCTCTCATTCCATAATATGACCATGAAATCATGGTGGAAAATGCAAATAAGAAAACGGCTATTGCTAATACATATGGGAACCATGAAATAACAGAACCAAAAGCTTGAGCAGTTAATTTTACGCCTGTAACTCCTGGTACTTCATGCATGCCTGTGAAAATAAGCACTAGTGCTGTTAATGTACAAACTACAACGGTATCAATAAAAGGCTCCATTAACCCTACAAATCCTTCTGATGGTGGATTGTGAGTTTTAGTAGCACTGTGAGCGATGGCTGCAGAACCTACACCCGCCTCATTTGAGAAAGCCGCTCTTTGGAAACCAATTATTAAAACACCTATAAATCCTCCTTTTAGTGCGCTAGAATTTAAGGCTCCATTGTATATAGCTGAAAGTGCAGGTCCCAAGTTTTCAATATTGATTCCAATAATAGTTAAGGCTGCAAGCACATAAATGATTGCCATAATAGGTACAACCTTACCCGTAACTTTGGCAATACTTTCAATACCACCAATGATAACGATTCCCACTAGAACCGCTAAACCTATCCCAAACCAGAATCCCCAGCCTTCTAACACTGCAAACTGTGAAGCCATAATTTGGAAGGATTGATTTGACTGGAACATATTTCCAGCACCAAATGAAGCCCCTACACATAATACTGCGAAAACCCCAGCTAATACTTTTCCTAATCCTTTGATGTTACGTTTCTCTAATCCATACCGCAGGTAATTCATGGGGCCACCAAAAATTTTACCATCGGCCTTAATTTCTCTGTATTTCACTCCTAATGTACATTCTACGAATTTTGATGACATTCCAAGTAATCCTGCCAATATCATCCAGAAAGTAGCTCCCGCACCACCAATTGAAATGGCAACGGCTACACCTGCAATGTTTCCTAAACCTACAGTTGCAGATACTGCTGTAGCTAAAGCCTGAAAGTGGGTTACTTTACCAGGCGCATTAGGGTCGCTGTACTTTCCTCTTGCTAAATCAATTGAGTGCTTGAAACCTCTTACGTTGATGAATCCCATCCTTACTGTAAAGAAAGCAGCTCCTGCTATTAGCCAAACTACAATAAATGGGATACTATTTTTTCTAATGTCACCATTAGGGTGTAATAGTGGACGTTCTTCTTCAAAAGTGATGCTAGCAAAATATTGAGCACCCTGTTCAATCAAATGTTTTGTATTATTAGGACTGAAAATAACATTGCCCTCTTCTTCATTAAAATCAATAACACCGCTTTCTGGTGCTTTCACTACATCTGCATCTTCATTATCTATGGAAACAATTGCTATTTCATCTCCTTTATTTACTTTTTCACCATCCTGAACCAGCTTCTTTTTAAGTATGAATATCTTATCTGTTTTAGCAGTCCATTCTGGTGTTTTGATCATTTCTTTATCAGTATACACAATTGGATCATAAAGACCCACTGCTTCAAAAGGATCCCAAAAGAGCACTTTACTCATAAATTGAACCACTGGCTCAAATACAGAATTGAAATTCTCAGTTATAGATTCAGCAGGAATGGTAATGTTCTTGGTGATGCTTACATCATTGGCATCAGTAATTTTTACATTATACTCAAAACCTTCTATAAGTCCTGAAGCCTCATTAGCAGTTAATGGTGTGTTTTTGTTAGACCATTTAAACTGATAGGGTGGAGTTCCGCCAAAGGGTGACAATTTTATTCCTCCATCATTTATCGATTTGGAAGGATTAATTAATTCTATCTCAACCCCTAAAGAGTCATTTTGTGAATTAATCGAAGCATATGAAATAAAATTGAAAAAAGTAAGAAAGATAATTATCGAAACTAATCGTAATGATTTCTTCATATATATCTGCTGATTGATTAAAATTTGTTTTGAGATCAACTATTTTACTAAATCAATAGATTGTGTAGCGATCTGTTTGACTTAAGGTTACAAAATCAACTGAATAAGT is drawn from Marivirga arenosa and contains these coding sequences:
- a CDS encoding LytR/AlgR family response regulator transcription factor, which encodes MKMSTKMNVLIVEDEHLAAEGLKSYVSEINFLNLIGYCENALEANKFLAEKSIDLMFLDIQMPKLTGIDFLKSLSKPPMVIFTTAYPNYALQGYELDVIDYLVKPYPFDRFLKAVNKAKDRFDLSYHGVSSDDSSQNEYFFVKTEHKLEKVIFNEINYVQAMENYVVIHSHKQSIITLMTMKAMEEIVEDKPFLRIHKSYLINKDKVEAIEGNSIHIGGKTLPISRQKKSQVLDQIIKS
- a CDS encoding amino acid carrier protein, encoding MKKSLRLVSIIIFLTFFNFISYASINSQNDSLGVEIELINPSKSINDGGIKLSPFGGTPPYQFKWSNKNTPLTANEASGLIEGFEYNVKITDANDVSITKNITIPAESITENFNSVFEPVVQFMSKVLFWDPFEAVGLYDPIVYTDKEMIKTPEWTAKTDKIFILKKKLVQDGEKVNKGDEIAIVSIDNEDADVVKAPESGVIDFNEEEGNVIFSPNNTKHLIEQGAQYFASITFEEERPLLHPNGDIRKNSIPFIVVWLIAGAAFFTVRMGFINVRGFKHSIDLARGKYSDPNAPGKVTHFQALATAVSATVGLGNIAGVAVAISIGGAGATFWMILAGLLGMSSKFVECTLGVKYREIKADGKIFGGPMNYLRYGLEKRNIKGLGKVLAGVFAVLCVGASFGAGNMFQSNQSFQIMASQFAVLEGWGFWFGIGLAVLVGIVIIGGIESIAKVTGKVVPIMAIIYVLAALTIIGINIENLGPALSAIYNGALNSSALKGGFIGVLIIGFQRAAFSNEAGVGSAAIAHSATKTHNPPSEGFVGLMEPFIDTVVVCTLTALVLIFTGMHEVPGVTGVKLTAQAFGSVISWFPYVLAIAVFLFAFSTMISWSYYGMRGWTYLFGKTNRSELAYKIVFLVFVVVGASVSLGAVLDFSDMMILAMSVPNMIGLYILSKEVRTDLATYMKKLKEGNLGKPVEELQEDVAE